One stretch of Clavibacter michiganensis DNA includes these proteins:
- a CDS encoding MalY/PatB family protein, producing MVEVTTAPIEQIRGQRTSIKWTRFPADVLPLFVAEMDFAIAEPVVEELVRRVRASDVGYLDGPGPLAPAFARFARERWGWIVDESRVRIATDVSVGIVETLRLAVPRGGRVVVTPPVYPPFFELVEEAGARVEEVPLLVADGRASLDLAGLERAFASGVDAFLLCNPHNPMGLVHDAVTLAAVARLAARHDVLVISDEVHAPLTLPGATFTPFAPLAESLGASSVCVTSASKGWNLAGAKCSLVIAGDPRTHALLAGLVEEVACRTSILGLHANVVAFSCTDWLDDAIARIVANDRLLASLLAEHLPGVVHHRPAAGYLAWLDLRPLGLGADPAAVLLERARVALNAGHRYGTGGAGHARLNLACDPDVLREAVRRIAAAVGSAASTRTPARVPTRAVTHRGAPA from the coding sequence ATGGTGGAGGTCACGACGGCGCCGATCGAGCAGATCCGCGGCCAGCGCACGAGCATCAAGTGGACGCGGTTCCCCGCGGACGTGCTGCCCCTGTTCGTGGCCGAGATGGACTTCGCGATCGCCGAGCCCGTCGTCGAGGAGCTGGTGCGGCGCGTGCGCGCGTCCGACGTCGGCTACCTCGACGGGCCCGGGCCGCTCGCGCCCGCCTTCGCCCGGTTCGCCCGCGAGCGGTGGGGCTGGATCGTCGACGAGTCCCGCGTGCGCATCGCCACCGACGTGAGCGTCGGCATCGTCGAGACCCTGCGGCTCGCGGTGCCGCGCGGCGGCCGCGTGGTCGTCACGCCGCCCGTGTACCCGCCGTTCTTCGAGCTGGTGGAGGAGGCGGGCGCGCGCGTCGAGGAGGTGCCGCTCCTGGTGGCCGACGGCCGCGCCTCCCTCGACCTCGCGGGGCTCGAGCGCGCGTTCGCGTCGGGGGTCGACGCGTTCCTCCTCTGCAACCCGCACAACCCGATGGGGCTCGTGCACGACGCGGTGACCCTCGCGGCCGTCGCGCGTCTCGCCGCCCGCCACGACGTGCTCGTGATCAGCGACGAGGTGCACGCGCCGCTCACGCTGCCGGGCGCGACCTTCACGCCGTTCGCGCCGCTGGCCGAGTCGCTCGGCGCGAGCTCGGTGTGCGTCACCTCGGCGAGCAAGGGCTGGAACCTCGCGGGCGCCAAGTGCTCGCTCGTCATCGCGGGGGATCCGCGCACCCACGCCCTCCTCGCCGGCCTCGTCGAGGAGGTGGCGTGTCGCACGAGCATCCTCGGGCTGCACGCGAACGTCGTCGCGTTCTCCTGTACCGACTGGCTCGACGATGCCATCGCCCGAATCGTCGCGAACGACCGCCTCCTCGCCTCCCTCCTCGCCGAGCACCTGCCCGGCGTCGTCCACCACCGCCCCGCCGCCGGCTACCTCGCCTGGCTCGACCTCCGCCCGCTCGGCCTCGGCGCCGATCCCGCCGCGGTGCTGCTCGAGCGGGCTCGAGTCGCCCTCAACGCCGGCCACCGCTACGGCACCGGGGGCGCCGGCCACGCGCGCCTCAACCTCGCCTGCGATCCCGACGTGCTGCGGGAGGCCGTGCGGCGGATCGCGGCCGCCGTCGGATCCGCCGCATCCACCCGCACCCCCGCCCGCGTCCCGACCCGCGCCGTCACCCACCGAGGAGCACCCGCATGA
- a CDS encoding DHA2 family efflux MFS transporter permease subunit gives MTTPPSADTRRETLPTASRAASDRAVAPEDERLPQGAPLVIGLLVVAAFVVILNETIMSVALPSLMADLDITTATAQWLTTGFMLTMAVVIPATGFILQRFSTRQVFGAAMTLFSLGTLVAAIAPGFGVLLLGRIVQASGTAIMMPLLFTTVLNLVPAARRGRLMGVISIVIAVAPAIGPTVSGLILSSLSWRWMFWIVLPIALIALALGLWKITNLTTPRKLPFDILSVVLSTLAFGGLIFGLSSLGESAEGDAPLPLWIPITVGVLALAAFITRQIALQREDRALMDLRTFRSRPFVVAIIMVSVSMMALFGSLIVLPLYLQNVLELGTLETGLLLLPGGALMAILSPIVGRLFDRVGPRPLVIPGAIVVSIALWGMTTMLHEGTSIGWVIAVHLVLNAGLAFMFTPLLTSALGSLPPRLYSHGSATVSTMQQLAGAAGTALFVTVLTTTTVAGLADGQSEVTATAAGVQAAFMIGGFISLAAIVASFFVRRPAEPVPEGVAAH, from the coding sequence ATGACCACGCCGCCTTCCGCCGACACCCGGCGCGAGACACTCCCCACCGCGAGCCGCGCCGCCTCCGACCGCGCCGTCGCCCCCGAGGACGAGCGCCTCCCACAGGGCGCCCCGCTCGTCATCGGCCTGCTCGTGGTCGCCGCGTTCGTCGTCATCCTCAACGAGACGATCATGAGCGTGGCGCTGCCGAGCCTCATGGCCGACCTCGACATCACGACCGCCACCGCGCAGTGGCTCACCACCGGCTTCATGCTGACGATGGCCGTCGTGATCCCCGCGACCGGCTTCATCCTGCAGCGCTTCTCCACGCGCCAGGTGTTCGGCGCCGCCATGACGCTGTTCTCCCTCGGCACGCTCGTCGCCGCGATCGCGCCCGGCTTCGGCGTGCTGCTCCTCGGCCGCATCGTGCAGGCCAGCGGCACGGCGATCATGATGCCGCTGCTGTTCACGACCGTCCTCAACCTCGTGCCCGCCGCGCGCCGCGGCCGCCTCATGGGCGTCATCTCCATCGTCATCGCAGTCGCCCCGGCGATCGGCCCGACGGTCTCTGGCCTCATCCTCAGCTCGCTGTCCTGGCGCTGGATGTTCTGGATCGTGCTGCCCATCGCGCTCATCGCGCTCGCGCTCGGCCTCTGGAAGATCACGAACCTCACGACGCCGCGGAAGCTGCCGTTCGACATCCTCTCCGTCGTGCTCTCGACGCTCGCGTTCGGCGGCCTGATCTTCGGCCTCTCCAGCCTGGGCGAGTCCGCCGAGGGCGACGCGCCGCTGCCGCTCTGGATCCCCATCACGGTCGGCGTGCTCGCGCTCGCCGCGTTCATCACCCGCCAGATCGCGCTGCAGCGCGAGGACCGCGCCCTCATGGACCTGCGCACCTTCCGCAGCCGTCCGTTCGTGGTCGCGATCATCATGGTGAGCGTCAGCATGATGGCGCTGTTCGGCAGCCTCATCGTCCTGCCGCTCTACCTGCAGAACGTGCTGGAGCTCGGCACGCTCGAGACCGGCCTGCTGCTGCTCCCCGGCGGCGCGCTGATGGCGATCCTGTCGCCCATCGTCGGCCGGCTCTTCGACCGCGTCGGGCCGCGCCCGCTCGTGATCCCCGGCGCCATCGTCGTGAGCATCGCCCTCTGGGGCATGACCACGATGCTGCACGAGGGCACGTCGATCGGCTGGGTCATCGCGGTGCACCTGGTGCTCAACGCCGGCCTCGCGTTCATGTTCACGCCGCTGCTGACCTCGGCGCTCGGATCCCTGCCGCCGCGCCTCTACTCGCACGGCAGCGCGACCGTCTCGACGATGCAGCAGCTCGCGGGCGCGGCGGGCACGGCGCTGTTCGTCACGGTGCTCACGACCACGACGGTCGCGGGCCTCGCCGACGGGCAGTCGGAGGTGACGGCCACCGCGGCCGGCGTGCAGGCGGCCTTCATGATCGGCGGGTTCATCTCGCTCGCCGCCATCGTCGCGTCGTTCTTCGTGCGTCGCCCGGCCGAGCCCGTCCCCGAGGGCGTCGCGGCGCACTAG
- a CDS encoding cobalamin-independent methionine synthase II family protein, translated as MTDRILTTHAGSLPRTPELTRLLVARDQRRAFDVDELAEVTASAVADTVRRQLETGLDIVNDGEVPRVGFSTYVLERIDGFGGAGHRKPTLDSIKFPEYAAFQAKQIVEGADVARVWDPPVAQGLLEYDPALAGITEDLDGFDRELAVQAGRGLAPVGTFFSAATPGIVSTTLLLDAANPHYGDDRAYVFALADQLKLEYDAIVARGHTLQLDAPDLAMERVIQFGDATLEEFLAAVDLHVDALNHAIRDIPREKVRLHVCWGNWQGPHQDDVPVDVLLPHLYRANVGAFSIPLGNPAHQHEAPSFRAHPLPEGAVLIPGVVDVTTNYLEHPQVIANRILEVIDAVGDPTRVIAGTDCGLSTFASYEFVATDVAWAKLGALVEGAAIASRRAFGE; from the coding sequence ATGACCGACCGCATCCTGACCACGCACGCCGGCAGCCTCCCGCGCACGCCCGAGCTGACCCGCCTGCTCGTCGCCCGCGACCAGCGGCGCGCGTTCGACGTGGACGAGCTCGCCGAGGTCACCGCCTCCGCCGTCGCCGACACCGTGCGCCGGCAGCTCGAGACCGGCCTCGACATCGTCAACGACGGCGAGGTGCCGCGCGTCGGCTTCTCGACCTACGTGCTCGAGCGCATCGACGGGTTCGGCGGAGCCGGTCACCGGAAGCCCACGCTCGACTCGATCAAGTTCCCCGAGTACGCCGCGTTCCAGGCGAAGCAGATCGTGGAGGGGGCGGACGTGGCGCGAGTCTGGGATCCGCCGGTCGCCCAGGGCCTCCTCGAGTACGACCCCGCGCTCGCCGGGATCACGGAGGACCTCGACGGTTTCGACCGCGAGCTCGCCGTGCAGGCCGGACGCGGCCTCGCGCCCGTCGGCACGTTCTTCTCCGCGGCGACCCCGGGGATCGTCTCGACGACCCTGCTGCTCGACGCCGCGAACCCGCACTACGGCGACGACCGCGCCTACGTCTTCGCGCTCGCCGACCAGCTCAAGCTCGAGTACGACGCCATCGTCGCGCGCGGCCACACGCTCCAGCTCGACGCGCCCGACCTCGCGATGGAGCGGGTGATCCAGTTCGGCGACGCCACCCTCGAGGAGTTCCTGGCGGCGGTCGACCTGCACGTGGACGCGCTGAACCACGCGATCCGCGACATCCCGCGGGAGAAGGTGCGCCTCCACGTGTGCTGGGGCAACTGGCAGGGCCCGCACCAGGACGACGTGCCCGTCGACGTGCTCCTCCCGCACCTGTACCGGGCCAACGTGGGCGCGTTCAGCATCCCGCTCGGCAACCCCGCGCACCAGCACGAGGCGCCGTCGTTCCGCGCGCACCCGCTGCCCGAGGGCGCGGTGCTCATCCCGGGCGTGGTGGACGTGACCACCAACTACCTGGAGCACCCGCAGGTGATCGCCAACCGGATCCTCGAGGTCATCGACGCCGTGGGCGACCCGACCCGCGTGATCGCCGGCACCGACTGCGGCCTCTCGACCTTCGCGAGCTACGAGTTCGTCGCCACCGACGTGGCGTGGGCGAAGCTCGGCGCGCTCGTCGAGGGCGCGGCCATCGCCTCGCGTCGGGCGTTCGGCGAGTGA
- a CDS encoding helix-turn-helix domain-containing protein, protein MPPTPPPVSRAMRTVGRNLATQRKLLGLTAKMVAERAGTTPQTISKLENGQGTSLEITLRVLRVLGLMDAVVVATDPFETERGRLMADEKLPERVRVSKRG, encoded by the coding sequence ATGCCGCCCACGCCTCCTCCTGTCTCGCGAGCGATGCGCACCGTCGGGCGCAACCTCGCCACGCAACGGAAGCTGCTGGGTCTGACGGCGAAGATGGTCGCGGAGCGCGCCGGGACGACGCCGCAGACCATCAGCAAGCTCGAGAACGGCCAAGGGACCAGCCTCGAGATCACGCTCCGGGTCCTGCGCGTCCTGGGACTCATGGACGCCGTCGTCGTCGCCACCGATCCGTTCGAGACCGAGCGAGGCCGACTGATGGCCGATGAGAAGCTGCCGGAACGGGTCCGGGTGAGCAAGCGTGGCTGA
- a CDS encoding TetR/AcrR family transcriptional regulator, producing MAVYDTNDGSGRSDPRRADEGMSTVSETADGESAGASLPAAGTTGLRERRRMATTTEISEAALALFEQRGMAATTIHDIAQAAGVSDRTCFRYFPSKEESVLTLHPVFDAPLDAWLADVDRGSAPLPQLEAVYERVLATLDGDLSAIAHQQLRVRRLMAAEPQLRSTAVSLDATRSWELAERMTTAFGGRITAQEARLVTEFAGVAVRAAFDEWADARTAGLDATLVASYAAVRRRLREIAGTGAA from the coding sequence GTGGCAGTCTATGACACGAACGACGGATCCGGCAGGTCGGATCCGCGGAGGGCGGACGAGGGCATGAGCACGGTGAGCGAGACGGCGGACGGCGAGAGCGCAGGCGCGAGCCTCCCGGCGGCCGGCACGACCGGCCTCCGCGAGCGGCGGCGCATGGCGACGACCACCGAGATCAGCGAGGCGGCGCTCGCGCTGTTCGAGCAGCGCGGCATGGCGGCCACCACCATCCACGACATCGCGCAGGCCGCGGGCGTCTCCGACCGCACGTGCTTCCGCTACTTCCCGAGCAAGGAGGAGTCGGTCCTCACGCTCCACCCCGTGTTCGACGCGCCGCTCGACGCGTGGCTGGCCGACGTCGACCGTGGATCCGCACCCCTCCCCCAGCTCGAGGCGGTCTACGAGCGCGTGCTCGCGACCCTCGACGGCGACCTCTCCGCCATCGCCCACCAGCAGCTGCGCGTGCGCCGGCTCATGGCCGCCGAGCCGCAGCTGCGGTCGACGGCGGTCTCCCTCGACGCGACGCGCTCGTGGGAGCTGGCCGAGCGGATGACGACGGCGTTCGGCGGCCGCATCACCGCCCAGGAGGCCCGGCTCGTGACCGAGTTCGCGGGCGTCGCGGTGCGCGCGGCCTTCGACGAGTGGGCGGATGCGCGCACGGCCGGCCTCGACGCGACCCTCGTCGCGTCCTACGCCGCGGTCCGCCGGCGGCTGCGCGAGATCGCGGGGACCGGCGCGGCCTGA
- a CDS encoding type II toxin-antitoxin system HipA family toxin, with translation MYEVTTVLGREEVRAGRIYRTRTSGSFEYDSDYLRRRDAFALSPALGLFPGAQALSPINPFSDSAPDTWGRKVQNRAAGRALDELTLMFGVNDEGRQGATRFWEGGVAMAPGAGVPVEADLSQIIHVADQIERGATEIDDAAVRRLFRATGSLGGARPKANVRIGADLWLAKFPKPIGDEWDVMAWEAATLDVMGEVGIDVPQHITKTITVEGTRRTVLFLRRFDRTADGVRVPYISAMTALEATDGDGGDWVDLVDFARSAGADTTELWRRSVFGALIGNLDDHLRNHGFLREGTAWALAPAFDVNPEPLGNGDSHQLALLGDRETSLDSFTAVDALDLFGVRPSPARDLLERLRSALPRLPRRAAAHGADALTIETMRSRVDAAVAAVDQGLEKSGR, from the coding sequence GTGTACGAGGTCACCACGGTGCTCGGCCGCGAAGAGGTGCGCGCGGGCCGGATCTACCGCACGAGGACCTCCGGGTCGTTCGAGTACGACTCGGACTACCTGCGGCGAAGGGACGCATTCGCGCTGTCGCCCGCCCTGGGTCTGTTCCCCGGTGCCCAGGCGCTCTCTCCCATCAACCCCTTCAGCGACTCGGCGCCGGACACCTGGGGTCGGAAGGTGCAGAACCGCGCAGCCGGCCGCGCCCTCGATGAGCTCACGCTGATGTTCGGCGTCAATGACGAGGGGCGACAGGGGGCGACCCGCTTCTGGGAGGGCGGTGTCGCGATGGCGCCAGGCGCCGGGGTCCCCGTGGAAGCAGACCTGTCCCAGATCATCCATGTCGCCGACCAGATCGAGCGTGGCGCGACGGAGATCGACGACGCCGCGGTCCGGCGCCTCTTCCGAGCGACCGGCTCGCTGGGTGGTGCCCGTCCCAAGGCGAACGTGAGGATCGGCGCCGACCTGTGGCTGGCGAAGTTCCCCAAGCCCATCGGCGACGAATGGGACGTGATGGCGTGGGAAGCGGCGACGCTCGACGTGATGGGCGAGGTGGGCATCGACGTGCCGCAGCACATCACGAAGACGATCACGGTGGAGGGGACTCGACGCACCGTGCTGTTCCTGAGGCGCTTCGACCGCACCGCCGACGGCGTCCGAGTCCCGTACATCTCGGCGATGACCGCTCTCGAGGCGACGGATGGCGACGGAGGGGACTGGGTCGACCTGGTCGACTTCGCTCGATCGGCCGGCGCCGACACGACCGAGCTGTGGCGGAGGTCCGTCTTCGGTGCGCTCATCGGGAACCTCGACGACCATCTGCGCAATCACGGCTTCCTCCGTGAGGGGACAGCCTGGGCCCTCGCTCCCGCGTTCGACGTGAACCCGGAGCCGCTCGGCAACGGTGACTCGCACCAGTTGGCGCTCCTCGGCGATCGCGAGACGAGCCTCGATTCCTTCACCGCCGTGGACGCGCTCGACCTGTTCGGTGTCCGTCCGTCACCCGCACGCGATCTCCTCGAGCGGCTGCGGTCGGCGCTGCCGCGGCTTCCGCGACGAGCTGCCGCCCATGGCGCGGACGCTCTCACGATCGAGACGATGCGTTCCCGAGTCGATGCCGCGGTCGCGGCCGTGGATCAGGGCCTCGAGAAGTCGGGCCGATGA
- a CDS encoding LLM class flavin-dependent oxidoreductase, with amino-acid sequence MARRQHLGWFLSRGFGPQGWGHPYREWNHDWTRPDLYQQSARELEQAGFELVVMEDAVSLGSPETLDLRVRGAYGGPKHDPLLLAPWLFAATSRIGLVPTINAGITPPYLAARQAQTLQHMSAGRFGINLVTDVGSARHVGLEPLSHDGAYDRADEWMEVVRRLWHSWDGGALVEDAATDRFADGSLLDAFQHRGAHFSVDGPLNAVPSAFGDPVIVSPGGSPRGLSFAGTQSDVQLGLAPLEPAKLLAYRAKVLDAAAAHGRGPGDIRILFVVKPEIVASAEEARRVVDASRHPTDAQLRAIALGWSSDLETDLTGLDLDRPVDRGVFGEHVSHGTIAGLYGGTEDAPLRELLTRKARKGLVSERTGFVGTAEAFADFVEELGDDADNDGLLLSGDLHPVTLHRMLDDLVPVLRRRGILRDELTPGGLRANLFG; translated from the coding sequence GTGGCCCGCCGCCAGCACCTCGGCTGGTTCCTCTCCCGCGGCTTCGGCCCGCAGGGCTGGGGCCACCCGTACCGCGAGTGGAACCACGACTGGACCCGGCCCGACCTCTACCAGCAGTCCGCGCGCGAGCTGGAGCAGGCCGGTTTCGAGCTCGTCGTGATGGAGGACGCCGTCTCCCTCGGCTCGCCCGAGACGCTCGACCTCCGGGTGCGCGGCGCGTACGGCGGCCCCAAGCACGACCCGCTGCTGCTCGCGCCGTGGCTCTTCGCCGCGACCTCGCGCATCGGACTCGTGCCGACCATCAACGCCGGGATCACGCCGCCGTACCTCGCGGCCCGGCAGGCGCAGACGCTGCAGCACATGAGCGCGGGCCGGTTCGGGATCAACCTCGTCACCGACGTCGGCAGCGCCCGGCACGTGGGCCTCGAACCGCTCTCGCACGACGGCGCGTACGACCGCGCCGACGAGTGGATGGAGGTGGTCCGCCGCCTCTGGCACAGCTGGGACGGCGGCGCGCTCGTCGAGGATGCGGCCACCGACCGCTTCGCCGACGGATCCCTGCTCGACGCGTTCCAGCACCGCGGCGCCCACTTCTCCGTCGACGGGCCGCTCAACGCCGTGCCCTCCGCGTTCGGCGACCCCGTGATCGTCTCGCCCGGCGGATCCCCGCGCGGCCTCTCCTTCGCCGGCACGCAGTCCGACGTGCAGCTCGGCCTCGCCCCGCTGGAGCCCGCGAAGCTGCTGGCGTACCGCGCGAAGGTGCTCGACGCGGCGGCCGCCCACGGCCGCGGGCCCGGCGACATCCGGATCCTCTTCGTCGTGAAGCCCGAGATCGTGGCGAGCGCGGAGGAGGCCCGCCGGGTCGTGGATGCGTCGCGCCACCCGACCGACGCGCAGCTGCGGGCGATCGCGCTCGGCTGGTCGAGCGACCTGGAGACCGATCTCACGGGCCTCGACCTCGACCGCCCGGTGGACCGCGGCGTCTTCGGCGAGCACGTCTCGCACGGCACCATCGCGGGCCTCTACGGCGGCACCGAGGACGCGCCCCTCCGCGAGCTGCTCACCCGCAAGGCGCGCAAGGGCCTCGTGTCCGAGCGCACCGGGTTCGTCGGCACGGCCGAGGCGTTCGCCGACTTCGTCGAGGAGCTGGGCGACGACGCCGACAACGACGGCCTGCTCCTCTCGGGCGACCTGCACCCGGTCACGCTCCACCGCATGCTCGACGACCTCGTGCCCGTGCTCCGCCGCCGCGGGATCCTCCGCGACGAGCTCACGCCGGGCGGGCTGCGGGCGAACCTGTTCGGGTGA
- a CDS encoding glycosyltransferase, with protein MPSYLLCAPPIYGHVTPLVAVGRGLVSRGADVTLLTGAKYRGLVTDAGLAFAALPADVDFDDAQLDGLLGEANAARGVAAIRKGMIAMFVRVIPGQHRALRELLERGRFDAVLAEAAFTGIAPYVALPRADRLPVLGLATTPVTLTSVDAAPFGAALPPGRGPLGHLRDRALTAAIRPGLTRPLRQAVDVVLAEIGAPPARTDTFDFAYLCFDGLFQLSVADLEYPRRELPDTVRFVGPLRDAMGSTHDASLPDWWSDLQDGRPVVHVTQGTIDNADPGRLIAPTLRALADEDVLVVATTGGRPVEELERAFGGPLPANARVAVFVPHDLLLPLCDAVVTNGGFGGVQRALAHGLPLVVAGSTEDKPEVAARVAWAGCGKDLRTGTPRPRAIRRAVRDVLTTPSYRARSRELARVICALPDPVDVIAEGLAAAVSVRRGPSATHGA; from the coding sequence ATGCCCTCCTATCTCCTCTGCGCGCCGCCCATCTACGGCCACGTGACGCCGCTCGTCGCCGTCGGCCGGGGCCTCGTCTCCCGCGGCGCCGACGTCACGCTGCTCACGGGCGCGAAGTACCGCGGGCTGGTCACCGACGCCGGGCTCGCCTTCGCCGCGCTGCCCGCGGACGTCGACTTCGACGACGCCCAGCTCGACGGCCTGCTCGGCGAGGCCAACGCCGCGCGCGGCGTCGCCGCGATCCGGAAGGGGATGATCGCCATGTTCGTGCGGGTGATCCCGGGCCAGCACCGCGCGCTCCGCGAGCTCCTGGAACGGGGCCGCTTCGACGCGGTGCTCGCCGAGGCGGCATTCACCGGGATCGCGCCCTATGTGGCCCTGCCGCGCGCCGACCGCCTCCCCGTCCTGGGGCTGGCGACCACGCCCGTGACGCTCACGAGCGTCGACGCGGCGCCGTTCGGCGCGGCCCTCCCGCCCGGCCGCGGCCCGCTCGGCCACCTCAGGGACCGGGCGCTGACGGCGGCCATCCGCCCGGGTCTCACGCGCCCGCTCCGTCAGGCGGTCGACGTCGTGCTGGCCGAGATCGGCGCGCCGCCCGCCCGGACGGACACCTTCGACTTCGCGTACCTCTGCTTCGACGGCCTCTTCCAGCTGAGCGTCGCCGACCTCGAGTACCCGCGCCGCGAGCTGCCCGACACGGTGCGCTTCGTGGGCCCCCTGCGGGATGCGATGGGCAGCACGCACGACGCATCGCTTCCCGACTGGTGGTCCGACCTGCAGGACGGCCGCCCGGTCGTGCACGTGACCCAGGGCACCATCGACAACGCGGATCCCGGACGGCTCATCGCCCCGACGCTCCGCGCCCTCGCGGACGAGGACGTGCTCGTCGTCGCGACCACGGGCGGGCGCCCGGTCGAGGAGCTGGAGCGCGCGTTCGGCGGCCCCCTCCCCGCCAACGCGCGCGTGGCGGTGTTCGTCCCCCACGACCTGCTCCTGCCGCTCTGCGACGCGGTCGTGACGAACGGCGGATTCGGCGGCGTGCAGCGGGCGCTCGCGCACGGGCTCCCGCTGGTGGTCGCGGGATCCACGGAGGACAAGCCCGAGGTCGCGGCCCGCGTCGCCTGGGCCGGGTGCGGGAAGGACCTGCGGACGGGCACCCCACGGCCGCGGGCCATCCGGCGTGCCGTGCGCGACGTCCTGACCACGCCGTCCTACCGCGCGCGGAGCCGGGAGCTCGCCCGCGTGATCTGCGCCCTCCCGGATCCGGTGGACGTCATCGCCGAGGGGCTGGCCGCCGCCGTGTCCGTGCGCCGGGGTCCGTCGGCGACGCACGGCGCCTGA
- a CDS encoding O-acetylhomoserine aminocarboxypropyltransferase/cysteine synthase family protein, translating to MLDGIRAAAPVDGARADTAPTDTAPTDTAPTAAGFTTRQVHAGSAIDGDHGARVSPVHLSAGFVFDSFAEARDRFAGVDEGYLYTRNGNPTTDEVEKRLAELEGGTEAILLASGQAATTTALLSILQAGDRILSSSSIYEGNRGLFRQNLGRLGIGVDFVDDHRDLDEWERRITPETRVLFGEPIPNPKNDLLDLAGIAYVAHRHGLPFVVDDTLATPYLLRPIEHGADVVVHSTSKFLAGHGSVLGGVVVDGGSFDWAARPDLFPHLNQPERSFGGASWADRFGRGALAAYAREIVASRFGPTPAPFSSFLLRQGIETLSLRVERHSANALAVARFLERRPEVSSVDYAGLESSPSHDLALKYLPDGQGSVFSFTLAGGEPAAEAFTDAVRLFSRMTHLGDVRSLVLHPASTTHAGRTPEERDAAGIWPGLLRVSIGIEDIADILRDLERGLDAARAIGS from the coding sequence GTGCTCGACGGGATCCGCGCCGCCGCGCCTGTCGACGGAGCCCGGGCCGACACCGCCCCGACCGACACCGCCCCGACCGACACCGCCCCGACCGCCGCCGGCTTCACCACGCGCCAGGTCCACGCCGGATCCGCGATCGACGGCGACCACGGCGCCCGCGTCTCGCCCGTGCACCTCAGCGCCGGCTTCGTCTTCGACAGCTTCGCCGAGGCCCGCGACCGCTTCGCCGGGGTCGACGAGGGCTACCTCTACACGCGCAACGGCAACCCGACCACCGACGAGGTCGAGAAGCGCCTCGCCGAGCTCGAGGGCGGCACCGAGGCGATCCTCCTCGCGAGCGGCCAGGCGGCGACCACGACGGCGCTGCTCTCGATCCTCCAGGCCGGCGACCGGATCCTCTCCTCGAGCAGCATCTACGAGGGCAACCGCGGCCTCTTCCGCCAGAACCTCGGCCGGCTCGGCATCGGCGTCGACTTCGTGGACGACCACCGCGACCTCGACGAGTGGGAGCGCCGGATCACCCCGGAGACGCGCGTGCTGTTCGGCGAGCCCATCCCGAACCCCAAGAACGACCTGCTCGACCTCGCCGGCATCGCCTACGTCGCGCACCGCCACGGCCTGCCGTTCGTGGTCGACGACACGCTCGCGACCCCGTACCTGCTGCGGCCGATCGAGCACGGCGCCGACGTCGTCGTGCACTCGACGAGCAAGTTCCTCGCGGGCCACGGCTCGGTGCTCGGCGGCGTGGTGGTGGACGGCGGATCCTTCGACTGGGCCGCCCGGCCCGACCTCTTCCCGCACCTCAACCAGCCCGAGCGCTCGTTCGGCGGCGCGAGCTGGGCCGACCGCTTCGGCCGTGGCGCGCTCGCCGCGTACGCCCGCGAGATCGTGGCCTCCCGCTTCGGCCCGACGCCCGCGCCCTTCAGCTCGTTCCTGCTGCGGCAGGGGATCGAGACGCTGTCGCTGCGGGTCGAGCGCCACTCCGCCAACGCGCTCGCGGTGGCGCGCTTCCTCGAGCGGCGGCCCGAGGTGTCGTCGGTCGACTACGCGGGGCTCGAGTCGAGCCCGTCGCACGACCTGGCGCTCAAGTACCTGCCCGACGGCCAGGGATCCGTGTTCTCGTTCACGCTCGCGGGCGGCGAGCCAGCAGCCGAGGCGTTCACCGACGCGGTGCGGCTGTTCAGCCGCATGACGCACCTCGGCGACGTGCGCTCGCTCGTGCTGCACCCGGCGTCCACCACGCACGCCGGCCGCACGCCCGAGGAGCGCGACGCCGCGGGGATCTGGCCGGGCCTCCTGCGCGTGTCCATCGGCATCGAGGACATCGCCGACATCCTCCGGGACCTCGAGCGCGGCCTCGATGCCGCGCGCGCGATCGGATCCTGA